The Methanoplanus sp. FWC-SCC4 genome has a window encoding:
- a CDS encoding respiratory chain complex I subunit 1 family protein, whose amino-acid sequence MTIISAGAGVIAGTVAVAVFGMVLGLLLLGIDRKFAAHMQARVGPPIRQPFIDVLKLLAKDSVVPENAIKSVFNAAPVIALASAITVLLYIPIGSIAPVFGNYGDIILVMYLLTVPALAMVAGGFASGSPYASVGAQREMVTMIAYEFPLAVVIIAVAWRLSVAGISDPFSLATISGVATGVTIWSVAGPLGIIGCILLLIVLAWVTPAELSRVPCDTPEAETELCGGLVVEYSGRNLAMFYIAGGVKTVAMLALSVAVFLPWNLSWFVAMSPEAGLIADLAFFVLKMVAVLFVSVSLIRVSMARFRINHVVTIYWGYLALIGVLALILIGADAILTGGIFV is encoded by the coding sequence ATGACAATCATATCTGCCGGAGCCGGGGTGATCGCAGGTACGGTTGCCGTTGCTGTATTTGGAATGGTTTTGGGTCTTCTTCTTCTTGGAATCGACAGAAAATTTGCAGCCCATATGCAGGCAAGGGTGGGTCCTCCAATAAGGCAGCCTTTTATTGATGTCCTAAAGCTTCTTGCAAAAGACAGTGTTGTGCCTGAGAATGCAATAAAGTCCGTATTCAATGCAGCACCGGTGATAGCGCTGGCATCAGCAATAACGGTTCTTTTGTATATCCCTATCGGCAGTATTGCGCCCGTATTTGGAAACTACGGCGACATAATTCTTGTAATGTATCTATTAACTGTTCCGGCGCTTGCTATGGTTGCGGGAGGTTTTGCATCCGGTTCGCCTTATGCATCTGTTGGTGCACAGCGTGAAATGGTAACTATGATTGCCTACGAGTTTCCGCTTGCAGTTGTAATAATTGCAGTTGCATGGAGGCTTTCTGTTGCAGGAATTTCTGATCCTTTTTCGCTGGCAACAATTTCCGGCGTTGCAACCGGTGTTACAATTTGGAGTGTTGCAGGTCCTCTCGGGATTATCGGATGTATACTTCTTTTAATTGTGCTTGCATGGGTCACGCCGGCAGAGCTTTCAAGAGTCCCTTGTGATACACCCGAAGCTGAAACCGAACTTTGCGGTGGTCTTGTTGTTGAGTACTCCGGCAGAAATCTTGCTATGTTCTATATTGCAGGGGGTGTCAAAACGGTTGCAATGCTTGCCCTTTCAGTTGCAGTATTCCTTCCCTGGAATCTTTCATGGTTTGTTGCAATGAGCCCTGAAGCTGGCTTAATTGCAGATCTTGCCTTCTTCGTTTTGAAGATGGTTGCTGTTCTTTTTGTATCGGTCAGTCTCATCAGGGTAAGTATGGCACGTTTCAGGATTAATCATGTAGTTACAATCTACTGGGGCTATCTGGCGTTAATTGGTGTTCTGGCTCTGATTCTGATAGGTGCTGATGCGATTTTGACAGGAGGTATTTTTGTATGA
- the mnhG gene encoding monovalent cation/H(+) antiporter subunit G, which produces MLSDTLIFILIAIGVIFNALGIVGILRFPDVYTRLHAETKMTTFGTIFLCLAVFLYCLLNYLSSGDGQYIDLGISTAVVLVALAFTNATGSHAIARAAYKSGQKPENAVVDRLEAKK; this is translated from the coding sequence ATGCTGTCTGATACCCTGATATTTATTCTTATAGCAATAGGGGTAATCTTCAACGCACTTGGAATTGTTGGAATATTGAGATTCCCCGATGTATATACAAGGCTCCATGCAGAAACAAAGATGACAACATTCGGGACAATATTCCTGTGTCTGGCTGTCTTTTTGTACTGCCTTTTGAATTATCTGTCATCAGGAGACGGCCAGTATATAGACCTTGGAATAAGCACGGCTGTTGTCCTTGTTGCACTGGCATTTACAAATGCAACAGGTTCACATGCCATTGCAAGGGCTGCCTACAAATCCGGCCAGAAACCGGAAAATGCGGTTGTTGACAGACTGGAGGCAAAAAAATGA
- a CDS encoding proton-conducting transporter transmembrane domain-containing protein: MISDWILQNLPALLLAVPMLGAFATPLFGHVSDSARNTWVMLVSLATLVIAGLLTNEVLINGTLVYTFGAAQPSLAIPADSAGIPFRIIFTVDAMSVFMAISACIVGFAVSLYSITASKKMSGKDSFFALLLLMQVGILGMVCTGDMFNFFVFLEINSLAGAALVASRIDMGVAVEAGLKYAVLSTLGGLLVLFSVGLFYGQYDALNIAVIAQNMQFGMLDKVALVLLLVALAMKSGAVPMHFWTPDAYSMAPSGITAFLVVASQASLYGLFRVLFTLYNVTLDYVTTGWVIIILGVLSMFIGVTMAIPQKDVKRLMSYHAVSQTGYMLLGVGVGLAVLGDETMMNAFGMTAMQGGLFHIINHAMYKGLLFLTAGAIFYQTDTRNLNKLGGLGHDMKWTMLFFVIGALAIAGIPPFNGFESKLMIYESVFMFNPALSVIAMVVSILTLASFVKVFHSMFTGPRLPEYSEVREVPKPMLIAMGILALLVVLFGVFPQPVVDFIVTPAASALVDQSGYIAAVLGGA; this comes from the coding sequence ATGATTTCTGACTGGATTTTACAAAACCTGCCTGCACTGCTGCTGGCAGTCCCGATGCTTGGAGCGTTTGCAACCCCTCTCTTCGGACATGTCAGTGATTCTGCAAGGAACACATGGGTTATGCTGGTGAGCCTTGCAACACTAGTAATCGCAGGACTTCTTACCAACGAGGTTTTGATTAACGGCACACTTGTATATACATTTGGAGCGGCACAGCCATCACTTGCCATTCCCGCTGATTCAGCAGGTATTCCGTTCAGGATTATATTTACAGTCGATGCAATGTCGGTTTTCATGGCGATTTCCGCCTGTATTGTCGGTTTTGCAGTATCCCTCTATTCAATAACCGCCTCTAAGAAAATGTCCGGCAAAGACTCGTTCTTTGCACTTCTTTTGCTGATGCAGGTTGGAATACTTGGTATGGTCTGCACCGGCGATATGTTCAATTTCTTCGTATTCCTGGAGATAAACTCGCTTGCAGGTGCGGCACTTGTCGCATCAAGAATTGACATGGGTGTTGCAGTCGAAGCCGGTCTTAAATATGCAGTCTTATCCACACTCGGCGGACTTTTAGTTCTTTTTTCCGTAGGTCTCTTCTACGGCCAGTATGATGCACTCAATATTGCCGTAATAGCTCAGAACATGCAGTTTGGGATGCTTGATAAAGTCGCACTTGTGCTTCTTTTGGTTGCACTTGCAATGAAATCAGGTGCTGTTCCTATGCATTTCTGGACACCTGATGCATATTCAATGGCACCATCAGGAATAACCGCATTTTTGGTTGTTGCAAGTCAGGCCAGCCTTTACGGTCTTTTCAGGGTTTTATTTACACTTTATAATGTAACTCTTGATTACGTTACAACAGGATGGGTCATCATAATTCTTGGTGTTTTATCAATGTTCATCGGAGTAACGATGGCAATTCCGCAAAAGGATGTAAAACGCCTGATGTCTTACCATGCGGTTTCACAGACCGGATACATGCTTTTGGGTGTTGGTGTGGGACTTGCTGTTTTGGGAGATGAAACCATGATGAATGCATTTGGAATGACAGCAATGCAGGGAGGTCTTTTCCATATCATCAACCATGCAATGTACAAGGGCCTTTTGTTCCTGACCGCAGGAGCAATATTCTATCAGACAGACACAAGGAATCTGAATAAACTGGGCGGTCTCGGGCATGATATGAAATGGACCATGCTCTTTTTCGTAATTGGTGCACTTGCGATTGCAGGTATTCCGCCTTTCAACGGATTTGAATCAAAGCTGATGATATATGAATCTGTATTCATGTTTAATCCTGCATTGTCAGTAATTGCAATGGTTGTGTCAATTCTCACCCTTGCATCGTTCGTGAAAGTTTTCCACTCAATGTTCACGGGCCCGAGGCTTCCCGAATATAGTGAAGTCCGTGAAGTGCCAAAACCAATGCTGATTGCAATGGGTATTTTAGCCCTTCTTGTAGTGCTTTTCGGAGTATTCCCGCAGCCGGTTGTGGATTTCATAGTAACGCCTGCGGCATCGGCACTTGTTGATCAGAGCGGTTATATTGCTGCTGTACTCGGAGGTGCCTGA
- a CDS encoding NADH-quinone oxidoreductase subunit B family protein has protein sequence MKLTNSLKRSLWVFHFNSGSCNGCDIEIVASLMPRYDPERFGIKLVGSPRHADVLLVTGPVVHAMADRLRRVYEQTPDPKVVICVGACGQSGGAFFDSYNLDGPVGEVIPVDVYVPGCAPRPEAIIYGVVKAIAKLERLMGDKR, from the coding sequence ATGAAGCTTACAAATTCACTAAAAAGATCTCTTTGGGTCTTTCATTTTAATTCTGGTTCATGCAACGGGTGCGATATTGAAATTGTCGCATCGTTAATGCCAAGATATGATCCTGAGAGATTTGGAATAAAACTTGTAGGCTCTCCAAGGCATGCTGATGTACTGCTTGTTACAGGGCCTGTTGTTCATGCAATGGCAGACCGCCTTAGGCGTGTTTATGAGCAGACGCCTGATCCAAAGGTTGTCATATGTGTGGGTGCATGCGGTCAGTCGGGAGGTGCCTTCTTTGATTCCTATAATCTTGACGGGCCTGTCGGTGAAGTAATTCCTGTTGATGTTTATGTTCCCGGATGTGCACCAAGGCCTGAGGCAATAATTTACGGAGTTGTAAAAGCGATTGCGAAACTCGAGCGTCTTATGGGGGATAAGAGATGA
- a CDS encoding MnhB domain-containing protein produces the protein MSKIVRATANIMLPFILVFGFYIVIHGHLTPGGGFQGGAVIATGIVLMFAANRYSDIKSRFTSSALKNTETLGLLLFIIMALAAIIAGSTFFYNWLANGGFIFGDSVTYGSNPGFLNTAGTIPIMNIAVGIEVLGAMGLIILYMLSGISREDA, from the coding sequence ATGAGTAAAATCGTCCGTGCAACAGCAAATATAATGCTTCCATTTATTCTTGTATTCGGCTTTTACATAGTCATACACGGACATCTGACCCCTGGTGGAGGTTTTCAGGGAGGGGCCGTGATTGCAACAGGAATTGTCCTGATGTTTGCGGCAAACAGATATTCGGATATCAAAAGCCGGTTTACTTCATCAGCTTTAAAAAATACCGAGACATTAGGACTTTTGCTTTTTATAATAATGGCTTTAGCCGCGATAATCGCAGGTTCGACATTCTTCTATAACTGGCTTGCAAACGGAGGATTCATCTTTGGCGACTCTGTAACATACGGTTCCAATCCCGGATTTTTGAATACCGCAGGAACGATCCCTATAATGAATATTGCAGTGGGAATTGAGGTTCTCGGAGCAATGGGCCTAATTATTCTTTACATGCTTTCAGGAATTTCAAGGGAGGACGCCTGA
- a CDS encoding NADH-quinone oxidoreductase subunit C yields the protein MSDIKRTPLTANEIADRFSDKFAGKISDISIRQWTEGAKSTPVNSVWITIERSILHDAVKEVISIDYPHFGVISAVDEVDFVELLYHMYVYFGCPGKGVEITLKVALPKEDLIIPTISDLIPGAVYSEREKRELMGVEVADIPDKRGLFLPDDFPKGIYPWRKDDAGIKEGMVKDLWAVGRPEDRPNPPVKPKPKKEAKSGGDETKNSAPKNDVWPPEKSDEENKAEIKPCELAEVKGE from the coding sequence ATGAGTGATATTAAGAGAACTCCGCTGACTGCAAATGAAATTGCTGATCGTTTCTCTGATAAATTTGCAGGAAAAATCAGTGATATTTCTATAAGGCAGTGGACAGAAGGGGCAAAAAGCACTCCTGTTAATTCTGTATGGATTACTATTGAAAGAAGCATCCTTCATGATGCAGTGAAGGAAGTTATATCAATTGATTATCCTCATTTTGGTGTTATATCAGCAGTTGATGAGGTGGATTTTGTTGAACTCCTGTATCACATGTATGTCTATTTTGGCTGTCCGGGAAAAGGAGTGGAGATTACTCTGAAAGTTGCTCTTCCAAAAGAAGATTTAATTATTCCGACAATTTCAGATTTGATACCCGGTGCCGTTTATTCCGAAAGGGAGAAACGAGAGCTGATGGGAGTTGAAGTGGCAGACATTCCTGATAAAAGAGGATTATTCCTGCCTGATGATTTCCCTAAGGGGATTTATCCCTGGAGAAAGGATGATGCAGGAATAAAGGAGGGGATGGTAAAGGATCTCTGGGCTGTCGGAAGACCTGAAGACAGACCAAATCCGCCTGTGAAGCCAAAACCAAAGAAGGAGGCAAAATCCGGAGGAGATGAGACAAAAAATTCTGCTCCAAAAAATGATGTTTGGCCCCCTGAAAAATCCGATGAAGAAAATAAGGCTGAAATAAAGCCTTGCGAGTTGGCGGAGGTGAAAGGGGAATGA
- a CDS encoding 4Fe-4S dicluster domain-containing protein gives MSFLPTMGEVLKQFLKKPATNLFPSKYLPRSVTGFLGQVSEGKAEINPTISIPENFRGKIVYDRDACIGCKICTRMCPANAIEFIKETKTVRIYVTQCIFCSQCNDVCPANCLHMSSEFTLANENRYDESLIVE, from the coding sequence ATGAGTTTTCTTCCTACGATGGGTGAGGTATTAAAGCAGTTTTTAAAGAAGCCTGCCACAAATCTTTTTCCGTCAAAGTACCTCCCACGGTCCGTCACAGGATTTTTGGGACAGGTGTCTGAGGGTAAAGCTGAAATAAATCCGACAATTTCTATACCGGAAAATTTCAGGGGTAAAATTGTATATGACAGGGATGCCTGTATAGGCTGTAAGATATGTACACGCATGTGTCCGGCAAATGCAATTGAGTTTATTAAAGAGACAAAAACAGTCAGAATTTATGTTACCCAGTGTATTTTCTGTTCACAGTGCAATGATGTCTGCCCTGCAAATTGTCTTCACATGAGCAGTGAATTTACACTTGCGAATGAAAACAGGTACGATGAAAGCCTGATTGTTGAATAA
- the mbhE gene encoding hydrogen gas-evolving membrane-bound hydrogenase subunit E: MRTKDIATALIVAILAASFLMTAVDLEFGSPKNTGMDDYMIQNGQEMAAVNNIVTGVVFDFRGFDTLGEATVLFTAVLAISMMFRKRKEEDEDYDYE, from the coding sequence ATGAGAACAAAGGATATTGCAACCGCACTTATTGTTGCCATTCTTGCAGCATCCTTCCTTATGACTGCCGTTGACCTTGAATTTGGAAGTCCGAAAAATACCGGGATGGATGATTACATGATTCAGAACGGACAGGAAATGGCGGCTGTAAACAATATTGTAACAGGTGTTGTCTTTGATTTCCGTGGATTTGATACACTCGGGGAAGCCACAGTTTTATTCACCGCAGTTCTGGCGATTTCGATGATGTTTCGGAAAAGGAAAGAGGAGGATGAAGACTATGACTATGAGTAA
- a CDS encoding sodium:proton antiporter, with protein sequence MIYNLPYIAAVIIIILGIITMVTKKNLIKIIMGLSLVEAGVNLFLVATGYVSGGSAPIFTNAASLKMVFPTVQAMTLTNIVIGIATTAMLLSFVMVIYKKYKSASVTDLGRLKG encoded by the coding sequence ATGATATACAATCTGCCATACATTGCCGCCGTGATTATCATAATTTTGGGCATAATCACGATGGTAACAAAGAAAAACCTGATAAAAATAATTATGGGCCTTTCTCTTGTCGAAGCAGGAGTAAATCTCTTCCTTGTTGCAACAGGCTATGTCAGCGGAGGTTCTGCACCGATCTTTACGAATGCAGCCTCTTTAAAAATGGTTTTTCCCACAGTTCAGGCAATGACTTTAACAAACATTGTTATCGGTATTGCAACCACTGCAATGCTCCTTTCATTTGTCATGGTAATCTATAAAAAATACAAATCAGCCAGTGTAACTGATTTAGGGAGGCTTAAGGGATGA
- a CDS encoding hydrogenase large subunit: MSDNKKNAPYKIPIGPIHPALKEPILFTFKMNGEVIEEVDFSPGKVHRGIEWMGMRRNPVQIVHLTDRICGICGVTHTFAFSRAVEQVAGIRVPERAQYIRTIMAELERIQSHLLWAGVAAHELGFDTLFNLAWRVREESLDVIEYITGNRINYGIIQIGGVRRDIVKEQIPRIEEALSYYEGLVDKMLKLFLHDKTINMRCRGSGILTKKAALELCTVGPTARASGLKFDVRIDSPYGAYGDIDFDMVLPECYLSETNGDVYDRIVVRILEIPQSVSIIRQCLKNMPGEEGDILWEPKMPKLLSACKKAGGEAVGRVEAPRGECIHYVRMKKADAPYMWKVKASTYSNQLAWLEILKGEQIADIPIIVASIDPCMSCTDRVSVIRKNSSEIFTKEQLHRMSVEKTRGLN; this comes from the coding sequence ATGAGTGATAATAAAAAGAATGCACCATACAAAATCCCCATCGGGCCTATCCATCCGGCATTAAAAGAGCCTATCCTTTTCACCTTTAAAATGAACGGTGAAGTCATAGAAGAGGTCGATTTTTCTCCGGGAAAAGTCCACAGAGGCATAGAGTGGATGGGTATGCGCAGAAATCCTGTTCAGATAGTTCACCTGACCGACAGGATCTGCGGAATCTGTGGTGTAACGCACACTTTTGCATTTTCAAGAGCGGTTGAACAGGTTGCCGGAATAAGAGTGCCTGAAAGAGCCCAGTATATCAGGACTATTATGGCAGAACTTGAACGTATTCAGTCACATCTGCTCTGGGCAGGTGTCGCAGCCCATGAGCTTGGGTTTGACACACTCTTTAATCTTGCATGGCGGGTACGTGAGGAGTCTCTGGATGTAATAGAATACATCACCGGAAACAGGATTAATTATGGCATTATTCAGATCGGCGGTGTAAGACGTGATATTGTAAAGGAGCAGATCCCGCGTATTGAAGAGGCTCTTTCATATTATGAAGGGCTTGTTGACAAGATGCTGAAACTCTTTTTGCATGACAAGACCATCAACATGAGGTGCAGGGGTTCGGGTATTCTTACAAAAAAAGCGGCCCTTGAATTATGTACTGTTGGTCCTACAGCACGTGCATCCGGACTAAAATTTGACGTAAGGATTGATTCTCCTTATGGGGCATATGGGGATATTGATTTTGACATGGTTCTTCCCGAATGTTATTTGAGTGAAACCAACGGGGATGTATATGACAGGATAGTTGTAAGAATCCTTGAAATTCCCCAGTCTGTTTCAATCATACGTCAGTGCCTGAAGAATATGCCCGGGGAAGAAGGTGATATCCTGTGGGAGCCGAAAATGCCAAAACTTCTTTCAGCATGCAAAAAAGCCGGGGGAGAGGCTGTTGGAAGGGTTGAGGCACCACGCGGTGAGTGCATTCACTATGTACGTATGAAAAAAGCCGATGCTCCATATATGTGGAAGGTAAAGGCTTCGACATACTCCAATCAGCTTGCATGGCTTGAAATTCTTAAGGGTGAGCAGATAGCAGACATTCCGATTATTGTCGCATCAATTGATCCGTGCATGTCCTGTACTGACAGGGTTTCAGTTATCAGAAAGAACAGTTCTGAAATTTTCACAAAAGAACAGCTTCACAGGATGTCTGTTGAAAAAACAAGGGGGCTTAATTAA
- a CDS encoding hydrogenase subunit MbhD domain-containing protein, whose translation MMDLFLIMQVILLAGLILSGIMVYLQKDLISAAIAFGVFSFLLSLEFYLLQAPDVAIAEAAIGAGLTTAIFMIAIRGTEQNEVSDTEDEQ comes from the coding sequence ATGATGGATCTGTTTCTTATAATGCAGGTAATATTACTGGCCGGTCTTATTTTATCCGGAATTATGGTCTATCTTCAAAAGGATCTGATTTCTGCGGCAATTGCATTCGGTGTTTTTAGTTTCCTTCTCTCTTTGGAGTTTTATCTGCTTCAGGCGCCCGATGTTGCAATTGCAGAGGCAGCAATCGGTGCAGGGCTTACAACAGCCATCTTCATGATTGCTATTCGCGGGACAGAGCAGAATGAAGTTTCTGATACGGAGGATGAACAATGA
- a CDS encoding hydrogenase — MALTESLYTGFGSWNPLAWIVAFIISLLIAWLIWKLGESDYHKDTEQIKPYLSGNAEPEKGDVHVRAGNMYWGFTEALKGYYDILIPLHTGILTDYMIWFLCVIAIVMVIVIGGGMI, encoded by the coding sequence ATGGCACTTACTGAAAGCCTTTACACAGGGTTTGGTTCATGGAACCCTCTCGCCTGGATTGTTGCATTCATAATATCATTGCTGATAGCCTGGCTGATCTGGAAACTGGGTGAATCTGACTATCACAAAGATACGGAACAGATAAAACCATATCTTTCAGGGAATGCGGAGCCTGAAAAAGGAGATGTTCATGTTCGTGCCGGAAACATGTATTGGGGATTTACAGAGGCCCTTAAAGGTTATTATGATATTTTAATACCCCTGCATACTGGAATTTTAACTGACTATATGATCTGGTTCCTTTGTGTCATTGCAATTGTGATGGTTATTGTTATCGGAGGCGGTATGATATGA